One stretch of Chitinophaga pendula DNA includes these proteins:
- a CDS encoding gliding motility-associated C-terminal domain-containing protein, with the protein MPGTLGFVITPATLSDDYDWQLFDITGKNPDDVYTNTSLFVACNWSGEGGITGAGVSGRSLGVCGGLGQPLFSSMPVLQLGHEYLLLISHFSPGQSGYNLEFKGGTANITDPGKPDLKSVNYRCLNNTIGVKLSKKMQCKSLSADGSEFTLNTVAAKVLSATGVNCNNGFDMDSVIVTLDRPLPEGTYTLKVQGGIDGNSILDACNQPLMATMDFTVPKQLPVPFDKMVQPGCAPDKIQLQFSAPIRCNSIAANGSDFIINGPQAVTVTGFTANCDANGLATEVTLSLSTRIITGGNYEVVLNAGTDGNTILSECGVPTAAGGAIPFTMQEQPFVPFTGPIAVTCQPDTLQFTLPAPVQCSSIAADGSDFTVIGTLPIGITGATIRCDGNNLGTVITVKLDKPIPTAGSFMLTLKRGTDGNTLLSECWKETPVGSQRPFETKSPVNPAFTYTITLDCEKDTVHLSHDGNNGANNWMWIFDDQSTATGQTAIKAYDNFDPKEIKLVVSNGVCKDSSVARIVFSNAMKADFTMSTDILCPQDAVTFTNKSTGNIIGYRWEFGNGIISRTFTPSAQRYPMHPRDEIYQVKLITENDMHCFDTAIYPLKVVTSCYIDVPTAFTPNGDGQNDFLYPLNGYKATNLKFTVYNRLGQLIFETTDWTRKWDGSFNGRPQAAGTFFWILTYTHKENGQKVFLKGSTLLLR; encoded by the coding sequence ATGCCCGGCACACTGGGCTTTGTTATAACGCCCGCCACATTGTCGGATGATTATGACTGGCAGTTATTTGACATCACCGGTAAGAACCCGGATGACGTATACACGAATACTTCCTTGTTCGTGGCCTGTAACTGGTCGGGGGAAGGGGGTATAACCGGGGCAGGTGTCAGCGGGCGTTCCCTGGGGGTCTGTGGCGGCCTTGGGCAACCTCTATTCAGCTCTATGCCGGTATTACAGCTAGGGCATGAGTATTTGCTGTTGATCAGTCATTTTTCTCCCGGTCAGAGTGGATATAACCTGGAATTTAAAGGTGGGACTGCCAATATCACCGATCCTGGGAAACCGGACCTTAAGAGCGTTAACTATCGTTGTCTCAATAATACGATAGGTGTTAAACTCAGTAAGAAGATGCAGTGTAAGAGCCTTTCGGCAGACGGCAGCGAGTTTACACTTAATACTGTGGCAGCCAAGGTATTATCTGCTACTGGGGTGAATTGTAACAACGGTTTTGACATGGACTCCGTGATCGTTACGCTGGACAGGCCCTTACCTGAGGGAACCTATACGCTGAAGGTGCAAGGTGGCATTGACGGCAACAGTATCCTGGATGCCTGTAATCAACCATTGATGGCAACGATGGATTTTACTGTTCCCAAGCAGTTGCCTGTACCTTTTGATAAGATGGTACAGCCGGGTTGTGCTCCTGATAAGATACAACTACAATTTTCTGCTCCCATACGCTGTAATTCTATTGCCGCTAACGGCAGTGATTTTATAATCAACGGTCCGCAGGCTGTAACGGTGACGGGCTTTACAGCCAACTGTGATGCGAATGGGCTCGCTACAGAAGTGACGCTGTCATTGAGTACACGGATCATCACCGGGGGCAATTATGAGGTGGTATTGAATGCTGGTACGGATGGTAATACAATATTGAGTGAATGCGGAGTGCCCACCGCTGCCGGAGGCGCTATTCCTTTTACTATGCAGGAGCAGCCCTTTGTGCCTTTTACGGGGCCTATTGCGGTTACCTGTCAGCCGGATACGTTGCAGTTCACCTTGCCGGCGCCGGTGCAATGTAGTTCTATTGCGGCGGATGGCAGCGACTTTACCGTCATAGGTACTTTACCTATTGGTATTACCGGCGCTACGATCAGGTGTGACGGTAATAACCTGGGTACGGTGATTACGGTAAAGCTGGATAAGCCCATTCCTACTGCTGGTAGTTTTATGCTGACTTTGAAGCGGGGAACCGACGGTAATACTTTACTCAGCGAATGTTGGAAGGAAACGCCTGTGGGCAGCCAGCGTCCTTTCGAAACCAAAAGTCCTGTAAATCCTGCTTTCACCTATACGATTACCCTAGATTGTGAAAAGGACACGGTACATCTGTCACACGATGGGAATAACGGTGCCAATAACTGGATGTGGATATTTGACGATCAATCGACGGCTACCGGTCAGACAGCGATCAAGGCGTATGACAACTTTGATCCGAAGGAAATTAAGTTGGTGGTGTCTAATGGGGTCTGTAAGGATAGTTCGGTAGCGCGTATTGTATTCAGCAATGCAATGAAAGCTGACTTTACCATGTCTACCGACATATTGTGTCCGCAGGATGCGGTAACATTTACCAATAAAAGCACCGGTAACATCATCGGATACCGTTGGGAGTTTGGGAATGGGATCATCAGCAGGACTTTCACACCGTCAGCGCAGCGTTATCCGATGCATCCGCGGGATGAGATATACCAGGTGAAACTGATCACGGAAAACGATATGCACTGTTTTGATACGGCTATTTACCCACTGAAGGTGGTGACCAGCTGTTATATTGACGTTCCGACGGCATTTACGCCCAATGGGGATGGGCAGAATGACTTCTTATATCCATTGAACGGCTATAAGGCTACTAATCTGAAATTTACGGTATACAATCGTTTAGGACAGCTGATCTTTGAGACGACAGACTGGACGCGTAAATGGGATGGATCTTTCAATGGGCGGCCGCAGGCGGCGGGTACTTTCTTCTGGATACTGACCTATACGCATAAGGAAAACGGGCAAAAGGTGTTTCTGAAGGGCTCGACATTGTTATTGAGATAG
- a CDS encoding cupin-like domain-containing protein translates to MHLRQIESIRGYDKQKFKSEFLRTGVPVIIKDFIQEDSAALHTWDYDHFRQVAGDSMVSVHNEEDAHLDKVSSPPVKKMKFSTYLDLIEKEPTAMRLFLFNLLLEKPVMQKDLHVKRLADRLITWLPFLFFGGAGSSVRYHYDIDMSHVFLSQFRGVKRVWLFANDQSELLYRLPYNFHGIVDLRHPDYDKFPGLRYLQGWSCDLQHGDTLFIPSGYWHYIQYVTDGYSVSYRALPRTMKERWLGFRNIVITRRIDNTLRILFGKKYFDWKVRAAYQRADKAVRKIQRREAAVFGMGDLQRD, encoded by the coding sequence ATGCATTTACGACAGATTGAATCTATCCGTGGGTACGACAAACAAAAGTTTAAAAGCGAATTTTTACGTACAGGGGTGCCTGTTATTATCAAAGATTTTATACAGGAAGATAGTGCGGCCCTGCATACCTGGGATTATGATCATTTCCGGCAGGTAGCCGGCGATAGTATGGTTTCGGTGCATAATGAAGAGGATGCACATCTGGACAAAGTAAGTAGTCCGCCGGTAAAAAAAATGAAGTTTTCCACCTATCTAGATCTCATAGAAAAGGAACCTACCGCAATGCGTTTGTTCCTGTTTAACTTGCTGCTGGAGAAGCCGGTGATGCAAAAGGATCTGCATGTAAAACGGCTGGCAGACAGGCTGATCACCTGGCTTCCTTTTCTTTTTTTTGGCGGGGCTGGGTCGTCCGTACGCTATCACTATGATATTGATATGTCTCATGTGTTTCTGAGCCAGTTTCGGGGGGTAAAGCGGGTTTGGTTATTTGCAAATGATCAATCGGAGTTATTATACCGGCTTCCTTATAATTTTCACGGTATTGTAGACCTGCGGCATCCGGACTATGATAAGTTTCCGGGGTTACGGTATTTACAAGGATGGTCCTGTGACCTGCAACATGGTGATACATTGTTTATTCCTTCGGGTTACTGGCACTACATCCAGTATGTTACAGACGGGTATTCCGTTAGTTACCGGGCCTTACCTCGCACGATGAAAGAGCGGTGGTTAGGTTTTCGCAATATTGTGATCACCAGGCGTATTGACAATACGCTGCGTATCCTGTTTGGTAAGAAGTACTTTGACTGGAAGGTCCGGGCAGCATATCAGCGGGCGGACAAGGCGGTACGGAAGATACAAAGACGGGAGGCTGCTGTATTTGGGATGGGCGACCTGCAGCGGGATTGA
- a CDS encoding DUF4397 domain-containing protein — MKKYLFLLFSFVGLILLAGCNKGDYLDVNAGERPALNAYISFVNARPTATPLHFWTFTTRVTAAGVTPNSASPYLSTVFGNVQINFTEGAGTSYKVSRQFGNQAAFNANGGPNGPIPDYYHTVFAARKKTAFDQDTLILFYDNLEAPAAGKVKLRFVHLAPDVPAVSLRAIRDGKDSVLFSTVDYGSAGGAILSGEQLQAFSLGPFITLDARYSFQVRLVHTQELLPGLQRDLDRIQLQPGHIYTLFLYGLAGKTGEAGAALIEHAKS, encoded by the coding sequence ATGAAAAAGTATCTGTTCCTATTATTCTCGTTTGTTGGTCTGATCCTTTTGGCAGGATGTAATAAGGGGGATTACCTGGATGTAAACGCCGGGGAGCGGCCTGCGCTGAATGCATATATTAGTTTTGTAAATGCGCGTCCGACAGCTACTCCCCTACACTTCTGGACTTTTACGACACGGGTTACTGCAGCAGGTGTTACGCCTAATAGCGCCAGCCCGTACCTGTCTACTGTATTCGGTAATGTGCAGATCAACTTTACAGAAGGTGCAGGTACCAGCTACAAAGTATCCCGTCAGTTTGGTAACCAGGCGGCATTCAATGCTAACGGAGGGCCTAACGGGCCTATCCCGGATTACTATCACACAGTATTTGCGGCCCGCAAGAAGACAGCATTTGATCAGGACACATTGATCCTGTTCTATGATAACCTAGAAGCGCCGGCAGCCGGCAAGGTAAAATTGCGTTTTGTACACCTGGCACCTGATGTACCAGCAGTAAGCCTTCGTGCTATACGGGATGGGAAAGACAGTGTTCTATTCAGCACGGTAGACTATGGCAGCGCAGGAGGTGCGATACTTTCCGGTGAGCAGCTACAGGCATTTTCCCTGGGCCCTTTTATAACGCTGGATGCAAGATATAGCTTCCAGGTACGATTGGTACATACGCAGGAATTGTTACCCGGACTGCAGCGGGATCTTGACAGGATACAGCTGCAGCCCGGACATATTTATACACTTTTCCTCTATGGATTAGCTGGCAAGACAGGAGAGGCAGGCGCTGCCCTTATTGAGCATGCCAAATCTTAG
- a CDS encoding M13 family metallopeptidase, translated as MKSWLLLLLFLGCFVACQERTDEQSFIAIEGIDSTIRPGDNFYNYVNLKWYDTAQIPPSQSGVGAYRFMNYLQRLKLQGILDSVSKSDNPAGSLQQKIGDFFASGMDTNVINHRGFEPLKNGLQRVDAITSVPDMLHFIAEEAKLSNLSLIDFQISPDQDNSSMNMGHIYQTGIGMPDRDYYFKADTSTIAIQQAYKKYLADLFMLTGSDAALAQKNAALVYNIQQQLASSHKTNVELRDIRGNFHKVALADLNKQQPNIGWPAFFQHLGATMDSLDIAQPGYYDKLNVLLKSIPLGDWKIYLKGAYISNYADYLSQPFVNSLFAYNKALTGQAVQKTRGEVLSNVVDTYLGQALGQLYTKLYFPESAKTRMLELVNNLQKAFSIRVDKLDWMSDSTKQKAKEKLFAITKKIGYPDKWREYNHVNIVRNKYFENVVSAAANNFQYNLAKLGKPVDKTEWFTTPSTVTAYNNPSANEIVFPAGILQPPYFDNNADDALNYGGIGMVIGHEMTHTFDDQGAQFDKDGNVKSWWTPEDYKKFKAKTQQVIDLYSTFTVLDSMQVKGALTVGENTADISGVAVAYDAFKMTKQGQDTTKIGGFTPDQRFFFSIARIWRVKMKDEYLRYWINNDPHSPPMWRVNGPLMNTSAFYTAFNVRPGERMFLDESKRIKIW; from the coding sequence ATGAAAAGCTGGCTATTACTACTCCTTTTCCTGGGATGTTTTGTTGCCTGTCAAGAGCGAACTGACGAGCAATCTTTTATTGCTATTGAGGGAATCGACTCTACTATCCGGCCCGGCGATAATTTTTATAATTATGTCAATTTAAAATGGTACGATACTGCACAAATACCACCGAGCCAGTCTGGCGTAGGAGCCTACCGGTTTATGAACTATCTGCAACGTCTCAAGCTGCAGGGTATTCTTGACAGTGTATCAAAAAGTGATAATCCTGCTGGTAGCCTTCAACAGAAGATCGGTGACTTCTTTGCTTCCGGAATGGATACGAATGTTATCAATCACCGGGGTTTTGAGCCACTCAAGAATGGGTTGCAGCGGGTTGATGCTATCACTAGTGTTCCCGATATGCTTCATTTCATAGCGGAAGAAGCTAAACTGTCAAACTTATCCCTTATCGATTTTCAAATTTCACCCGACCAGGATAACAGCAGCATGAATATGGGACATATTTATCAAACTGGTATCGGCATGCCTGACAGAGATTATTACTTTAAGGCTGACACTTCTACCATTGCTATACAGCAAGCCTATAAAAAATACCTCGCAGATCTTTTTATGTTGACCGGGAGTGATGCGGCGTTAGCGCAAAAAAATGCAGCACTTGTTTACAATATCCAACAGCAACTCGCTTCGTCCCATAAAACCAATGTTGAGTTGCGGGATATAAGAGGCAATTTCCATAAAGTCGCACTGGCGGACCTGAATAAGCAACAACCTAATATAGGTTGGCCGGCTTTCTTCCAGCATCTGGGAGCTACCATGGATTCGCTGGATATTGCCCAGCCAGGCTATTATGATAAATTAAATGTGCTTCTCAAATCTATTCCGCTCGGGGATTGGAAAATATACCTGAAAGGAGCTTATATCAGTAATTATGCAGATTACCTTAGCCAGCCTTTCGTGAATTCATTATTTGCATATAATAAAGCGCTTACAGGGCAGGCGGTACAAAAAACACGCGGCGAGGTCCTGTCAAACGTGGTAGATACTTATCTGGGTCAGGCTTTGGGACAATTATATACGAAACTCTATTTTCCGGAGTCGGCCAAAACGCGGATGCTGGAGCTGGTGAATAACCTGCAGAAGGCGTTCTCTATCAGGGTAGACAAACTGGATTGGATGAGTGACAGTACTAAACAAAAAGCGAAGGAGAAATTATTTGCTATCACCAAAAAGATCGGTTATCCTGACAAGTGGCGCGAATACAACCATGTAAACATTGTACGGAATAAGTATTTTGAAAATGTGGTATCAGCAGCTGCGAACAATTTCCAATATAACCTGGCCAAGCTGGGGAAGCCGGTTGATAAGACGGAGTGGTTCACTACACCTTCGACAGTTACTGCCTATAACAATCCTTCCGCTAACGAGATCGTTTTCCCAGCTGGTATTTTACAACCTCCCTACTTTGACAACAACGCTGACGATGCGCTCAACTATGGTGGTATTGGCATGGTGATCGGGCATGAAATGACGCATACATTTGACGATCAGGGGGCCCAATTTGACAAAGACGGTAATGTGAAAAGCTGGTGGACACCTGAAGACTATAAGAAGTTTAAGGCCAAAACACAACAGGTTATTGACCTGTACAGTACGTTCACGGTACTGGACAGCATGCAGGTAAAAGGTGCGCTTACAGTGGGAGAAAATACAGCGGATATCAGCGGGGTTGCCGTAGCATATGATGCTTTTAAGATGACCAAACAGGGGCAGGATACGACGAAGATCGGCGGCTTTACGCCCGATCAGCGATTCTTCTTTTCCATAGCCAGGATCTGGCGGGTGAAAATGAAAGACGAATACCTGCGGTACTGGATCAATAACGACCCCCATTCCCCACCCATGTGGCGTGTAAATGGTCCATTGATGAACACATCAGCTTTTTATACTGCGTTTAATGTGCGACCCGGAGAGCGGATGTTCCTGGACGAAAGTAAGCGGATCAAGATATGGTGA